One genomic segment of Streptomyces niveus includes these proteins:
- a CDS encoding helix-turn-helix transcriptional regulator, protein MPRPPALKLSEVLAEIRMSPSAFYRLRARGQAPRMIKLPNGELRCRRSDLDAWWEACERDTPAWR, encoded by the coding sequence ATGCCCCGTCCTCCCGCACTGAAGCTCTCCGAAGTTCTGGCGGAGATTCGCATGAGTCCATCGGCCTTCTACCGGCTGCGTGCTCGTGGTCAGGCTCCCCGAATGATCAAGCTGCCCAATGGTGAACTGCGCTGCCGCCGATCCGATCTGGACGCATGGTGGGAAGCGTGTGAAAGGGATACGCCTGCATGGCGATGA
- a CDS encoding tyrosine-type recombinase/integrase: MAMSYKVRFWEIRERPDRRKGFEVRWTVGGREKSESYLTKGLAESRRAKLITAARDGEPFDPQTGLPAAELRDLKQRTTWYALASEYIEQRWDRTPGNTRRTLADALATITPAFVEPGAAPRDPRVLRRALYSWAFNKKAWATDPPEEWQVALDWLQRHSLPVSELEEPDVLRRGLDALCRKVDGAAAAAKTVKRKKAAANEVFGAAVERGYFTQNPLNGLRWTAPEVAEEVDPDCVPNPAQVARLLAAVRALPGRGPHLYAFFGCMYYAGMRPAEVIHLQRSQCRLPPNGWGLLNLKGGVVTAGKEWTDNGAVHEIHSLKRRAAKATRAVPIPPVLVSMLRDHMRQFGVAPDGRLFRNAAGKYIDASAYGITWGRAREAVLTLDEHALELAKRPYDLRHAGISFWLASGVDPAECARRAGQSIQVLFRYYAKFLAEARDHANRLIETSMRRWEEPTGDSEGG; this comes from the coding sequence ATGGCGATGAGCTACAAGGTTCGGTTCTGGGAAATCCGTGAACGCCCCGACCGTCGCAAGGGTTTTGAGGTCCGATGGACCGTCGGTGGCCGGGAGAAATCTGAGTCCTACCTCACTAAGGGACTCGCGGAGAGCCGGCGGGCGAAGCTGATTACTGCCGCCCGCGACGGCGAACCGTTCGACCCGCAGACAGGTCTGCCCGCTGCTGAGCTCCGGGATCTGAAGCAGCGAACCACTTGGTATGCCCTGGCAAGTGAGTATATCGAGCAGCGCTGGGACCGAACGCCGGGAAACACACGCCGCACGCTTGCCGACGCTCTGGCCACGATCACGCCGGCCTTCGTTGAACCCGGCGCAGCACCCCGGGACCCCCGCGTGCTGCGCCGCGCCCTGTACTCATGGGCGTTCAACAAAAAAGCCTGGGCCACCGACCCACCCGAGGAGTGGCAGGTCGCACTGGACTGGCTGCAGCGTCACTCGCTGCCGGTCAGTGAGTTGGAAGAACCCGACGTACTGCGCAGGGGTCTCGACGCACTGTGCCGCAAGGTAGATGGGGCGGCCGCGGCCGCGAAGACCGTGAAGCGGAAGAAGGCCGCGGCCAACGAGGTGTTCGGCGCAGCTGTTGAACGCGGGTACTTCACACAGAACCCGCTCAACGGGCTTCGCTGGACGGCACCGGAAGTTGCGGAGGAAGTCGACCCGGACTGTGTGCCTAACCCCGCCCAAGTCGCCAGACTGCTTGCCGCCGTCAGGGCACTACCCGGTCGCGGTCCCCACCTCTACGCCTTCTTCGGCTGCATGTACTACGCGGGCATGCGCCCAGCCGAGGTCATCCACCTGCAGAGGTCCCAGTGCCGCCTGCCACCGAACGGTTGGGGACTCCTGAACCTGAAGGGCGGTGTCGTGACCGCAGGCAAGGAGTGGACCGATAATGGCGCCGTTCACGAGATCCACTCCCTGAAGAGACGGGCAGCCAAGGCCACACGAGCGGTGCCTATCCCTCCGGTGCTCGTCTCCATGCTGCGTGACCATATGCGACAGTTCGGCGTCGCACCGGATGGCCGGCTCTTCCGCAACGCTGCGGGAAAGTACATCGACGCCTCTGCGTACGGCATCACCTGGGGACGAGCGCGCGAGGCTGTGCTCACCCTCGACGAGCATGCCCTTGAGCTGGCAAAGCGCCCGTACGACCTACGTCACGCCGGCATCTCGTTCTGGCTGGCCTCTGGCGTCGACCCCGCAGAGTGTGCGCGTCGGGCCGGTCAAAGCATTCAGGTCCTATTCCGCTACTACGCCAAGTTTCTGGCGGAAGCGCGGGATCATGCGAACCGCCTGATCGAGACGTCCATGCGGCGATGGGAGGAACCCACGGGGGACTCAGAGGGTGGCTGA